The following coding sequences lie in one Capnocytophaga stomatis genomic window:
- a CDS encoding vWA domain-containing protein, whose amino-acid sequence MIHIDEKIYLWYIPIIAFMFLAFVLSQIRKRRKQRHFADEKLLKRLAPDRSQFKPWLKFSFLVVIIVLLCIALANPKIGTKIETVKREGVDVVFAIDVSKSMLAEDVAPNRIEKAKRLVFETMNELKGDRIGIVAYAASAYPLLPLTTDHSAAKMFLQSMNTDMLSSQGTAIQEAIRMGSSYFDENQPTARILVIISDGEDHEMGATEIASEALNQGVTIYTIGVGSEKGAPIPIKEGNTQTYKRDRNGEVVITRLNAELLQQIAQNAGGKYTDGNNTKQAVEQIVKILDGTEKSEFETQKFVDYKDQFQWFLAGALLLLILDLFIFERKTLWVKMLNLFNES is encoded by the coding sequence ATGATACACATTGACGAAAAGATATATTTATGGTATATACCAATCATAGCATTTATGTTTCTTGCTTTTGTTTTATCACAAATCCGAAAAAGAAGAAAACAGAGACATTTTGCCGATGAAAAACTTTTAAAACGATTAGCCCCTGACCGCTCGCAGTTCAAACCTTGGCTAAAATTCAGTTTTTTGGTTGTCATCATTGTGCTTTTATGTATTGCTTTGGCTAATCCGAAAATCGGCACGAAAATTGAGACCGTAAAACGCGAGGGTGTGGACGTTGTCTTTGCCATTGACGTATCAAAAAGTATGCTTGCCGAAGATGTAGCCCCCAACCGTATTGAAAAGGCCAAACGCTTAGTGTTTGAAACAATGAACGAGCTGAAAGGCGACCGCATCGGGATAGTTGCATACGCTGCAAGTGCTTATCCATTATTGCCTTTGACTACCGACCACTCGGCGGCGAAAATGTTCTTGCAAAGTATGAATACTGATATGCTTTCATCGCAAGGTACAGCCATTCAGGAAGCAATCCGAATGGGAAGTAGCTACTTCGATGAAAACCAGCCAACAGCACGCATTTTGGTTATTATTTCGGACGGAGAAGACCACGAAATGGGAGCCACAGAAATCGCATCAGAAGCACTAAATCAAGGAGTTACCATTTACACCATCGGAGTAGGCTCAGAGAAAGGTGCTCCCATACCAATTAAAGAAGGAAATACACAAACTTACAAACGCGACCGAAATGGGGAAGTAGTCATTACTCGCCTAAATGCGGAATTATTACAGCAAATCGCCCAAAATGCGGGAGGAAAATACACAGACGGTAACAATACCAAACAAGCTGTTGAACAGATTGTAAAAATATTGGACGGAACCGAAAAAAGTGAATTTGAAACACAAAAGTTTGTAGATTACAAAGACCAATTTCAATGGTTTTTGGCAGGAGCATTGCTTCTTTTGATATTAGATTTATTTATTTTTGAAAGAAAAACATTGTGGGTTAAGATGTTAAATCTATTTAACGAATCGTAA
- a CDS encoding glycoside hydrolase family 2 TIM barrel-domain containing protein — protein sequence MKTLTSFLYLSFLVLFFQQNWAQKPHLDSIFENPAIQEINRMPMRSHYFPFETSEKAQKNDYKLSNRYINLNGQWKFLWKEDFKELPKDFFKPNYNDSRWDKINVPSVWELNGYGIPIYVNEKFEFAVKNPNPPDVPDDLKQSVGLYRKEFEVPSNWKNEQIYLHLGAVKSAFKLYVNGKFVGVGKDSKLPSEFDITPYVSVGKNNISLEVRRWSDGSFLEAQDMWRLSGITRDCYVYARPKVHLYDVNAKAGLSNGYSDGVLNLFVQVWNQSEQSKADYQLEASIFDDKNKKIWVETKNIPQIKRSNSKTELNFLANIPLVKQWSAEMPNLYRLELLLKDDKQQVSEAVSLFVGFRSIEIKGSDLLVNGKRIFIKGVNRHETDPTAGQVISRESMEKDVLLMKQLNVNSVRTSHYPNDPYFYELCDKYGLYVMDEANVETHGMGYRPERTLATNPVWEEAHTLRIRRMIERDKNYPSIIIWSLGNEAGNGWNFYQAYKMAKGLDSSRPIHHELAHYDWNTDIESRMYRRIPFLVDYGLSHPKKPFLLCEYAHAMGNSVGNFQEYWDVFESYPGLQGGYIWDWVDQGFYKKNAKNQTILAYGGDYGDETTPSDNNFLINGVIASDRTFHPHSFEVRKVYQEIGFSYKDQKLTVQNKYFFKDLSNFEFTWKVFKNGIFLKEGKINNVDVLPRSKAEFHINFDENSVKNATSLAEMISSDKENEYFLQIEAKLKAKEGILDEHTPLAFAEFQLSNYKKPVYKPNNTSITVKQSDKEIILQNKNFKAIVSTEKGKLVSYEAGKNILQGDGLFLNLWRPATDNDFGAGLPKKLKDLQQADTNAKVESVEISDLEDGQKQVRITKKVLESIAYTQKLTFDGKGSILVENELVPLKESNQLTFKIGNHLVLPKDFVNVEWYGRGPWESYEDRKTSAFVGYYKGTIDEQYHPYVRPQESGNKTQVRFAKILRKDGSGILIQSESNLLNVNVLPYSPQSLYPGEEKKQTHSAELEKDKYVHLDVDYQQLGLGGDNSWGNLPMEQYLLYLHKPYKYSYRIIPIEK from the coding sequence ATGAAAACACTAACGAGTTTTTTGTATTTATCATTTCTGGTTTTGTTTTTTCAGCAAAATTGGGCACAAAAGCCTCATTTGGATAGCATTTTTGAAAATCCTGCTATTCAGGAAATTAATCGGATGCCAATGCGAAGTCATTATTTTCCTTTTGAAACTTCGGAAAAGGCTCAGAAAAACGATTATAAGTTATCAAATCGGTACATTAATCTTAACGGACAATGGAAATTCTTATGGAAAGAAGATTTTAAAGAACTTCCGAAAGATTTTTTCAAACCAAACTACAACGATTCTCGCTGGGACAAAATAAATGTGCCTTCGGTTTGGGAGCTTAACGGATACGGAATTCCGATTTATGTAAACGAAAAGTTTGAATTTGCCGTAAAAAATCCGAATCCACCCGATGTTCCGGACGATTTAAAACAGTCGGTAGGGCTTTATCGCAAGGAATTTGAAGTTCCTTCCAACTGGAAGAATGAACAGATTTATTTGCATTTAGGAGCTGTTAAATCTGCTTTTAAATTGTACGTAAATGGAAAATTCGTGGGAGTAGGAAAGGACAGTAAACTTCCTTCGGAGTTTGATATAACTCCTTATGTTTCAGTTGGTAAAAATAATATTTCTTTGGAAGTACGCCGATGGTCAGATGGTAGTTTTCTGGAGGCACAAGATATGTGGAGATTGTCCGGAATTACGCGTGATTGCTACGTTTATGCACGTCCTAAAGTGCATTTGTACGATGTAAATGCAAAAGCTGGGCTTTCAAACGGTTATTCGGATGGAGTTTTAAATCTTTTCGTGCAAGTTTGGAATCAATCCGAGCAAAGTAAAGCAGATTATCAGCTTGAAGCATCAATTTTTGATGATAAAAACAAAAAAATTTGGGTAGAAACAAAGAATATTCCGCAAATAAAACGTAGTAATAGTAAAACGGAACTGAACTTTTTAGCTAACATTCCGCTTGTAAAACAATGGAGTGCCGAAATGCCTAATCTTTACAGATTGGAGCTTCTGTTGAAAGATGACAAACAGCAAGTAAGTGAAGCGGTTAGCCTTTTTGTTGGATTCAGAAGCATTGAAATCAAAGGAAGCGATTTGCTCGTTAACGGAAAGCGAATTTTTATAAAAGGAGTTAATCGCCACGAAACAGACCCAACAGCAGGGCAGGTTATCAGTCGCGAAAGTATGGAAAAAGACGTTCTGTTAATGAAACAGTTAAACGTTAATAGTGTGCGTACTTCACATTACCCTAACGATCCGTATTTTTATGAACTTTGTGATAAATATGGGCTTTATGTGATGGATGAGGCGAATGTGGAAACACACGGAATGGGATATCGTCCTGAGAGAACGTTGGCAACAAATCCTGTTTGGGAAGAAGCTCATACACTTCGGATTAGAAGAATGATAGAACGAGATAAAAACTATCCGAGCATCATTATATGGAGCTTAGGAAACGAAGCCGGCAACGGTTGGAATTTTTATCAAGCCTATAAAATGGCAAAAGGATTAGATTCAAGTCGCCCTATTCATCACGAATTGGCTCATTATGATTGGAATACAGATATAGAATCACGAATGTATCGTCGTATTCCTTTTTTGGTAGATTACGGATTGTCGCATCCTAAAAAACCGTTTTTATTATGTGAATATGCACACGCGATGGGGAACAGTGTCGGAAACTTCCAAGAATATTGGGACGTTTTTGAAAGCTACCCGGGGCTGCAAGGCGGCTACATTTGGGATTGGGTTGACCAAGGTTTTTATAAGAAAAACGCTAAAAATCAAACAATTTTGGCATACGGAGGAGATTACGGCGATGAAACTACACCGAGCGACAATAACTTCTTGATTAATGGAGTAATTGCTTCTGACAGAACTTTCCATCCGCATTCTTTTGAGGTGAGAAAAGTATATCAAGAAATAGGATTTTCTTACAAAGACCAAAAATTAACCGTACAAAATAAATATTTCTTTAAAGATTTATCAAATTTTGAATTCACTTGGAAAGTTTTCAAAAACGGAATTTTTCTAAAAGAAGGAAAAATAAATAATGTAGATGTTTTGCCACGTTCCAAAGCGGAATTTCATATCAATTTTGATGAAAATTCGGTAAAAAATGCAACTTCTTTGGCAGAAATGATATCTTCCGATAAAGAAAATGAATATTTCTTGCAAATAGAAGCTAAATTGAAAGCAAAAGAAGGTATTTTGGATGAACATACACCTCTTGCCTTTGCTGAATTTCAGTTAAGTAATTATAAGAAACCTGTTTACAAACCGAACAATACATCTATTACTGTTAAACAATCGGATAAGGAGATAATTCTTCAGAATAAGAATTTCAAAGCGATTGTTTCAACTGAAAAAGGAAAACTTGTATCGTACGAGGCGGGAAAAAATATTCTGCAAGGAGATGGATTATTTTTGAATTTGTGGAGACCGGCAACAGATAATGATTTTGGGGCAGGATTACCGAAAAAACTCAAAGATTTACAACAAGCCGACACAAATGCAAAGGTTGAAAGTGTGGAAATTTCCGACTTGGAAGACGGACAAAAGCAAGTGCGTATCACTAAAAAAGTATTGGAAAGCATTGCATATACACAAAAATTAACTTTTGACGGAAAAGGAAGTATTTTGGTTGAAAATGAGCTTGTTCCATTAAAAGAAAGCAATCAACTGACTTTCAAAATAGGAAATCATTTGGTTCTGCCAAAAGATTTTGTAAATGTGGAATGGTACGGGCGAGGGCCTTGGGAAAGTTACGAGGACAGAAAAACTTCTGCTTTTGTGGGCTATTACAAAGGAACTATTGACGAGCAATATCACCCATACGTTCGTCCGCAGGAATCGGGTAACAAAACACAAGTGCGTTTTGCTAAAATACTTCGTAAGGACGGAAGCGGAATTTTAATACAATCCGAAAGTAATTTGCTTAACGTTAATGTTTTGCCTTACAGCCCGCAATCACTTTACCCAGGTGAAGAGAAAAAACAAACACACTCAGCCGAGCTTGAAAAAGATAAGTATGTCCACTTAGATGTTGATTATCAGCAATTAGGATTAGGGGGAGATAACAGCTGGGGGAACTTACCTATGGAGCAATACCTACTGTATTTACACAAGCCGTATAAATATTCCTACAGAATTATTCCAATAGAAAAATAA
- a CDS encoding vWA domain-containing protein, producing the protein MFKDITFANPTFFWLLLLIPLMILWHFFWNKKSKASLTVSTTSAFKKVTSWESGLYHSLFIFRILATGLIIVALARPQMRSESAKTKITDGIDIVMAIDVSASMLSQDLKPNRFEALKKVASQFVKERPSDRIGLVIYSGESYTKTPVTSDKSIILSALKGLTYGQIEDGTAIGMGLATAVNRLKESKAKSRVIILLTDGVNNTGFIDPQTAAEIAAEYGIKVYTIGIGTNGMALSPYALNADGSIMYRMQQVEIDEPLMKNIAKTTEGRYFRATDNKKLEEIYAEINKMETTKIEEFKYTQVDEKFRLLVIIAGLLLLLEFLLKHTIFRNEI; encoded by the coding sequence ATGTTCAAAGATATAACTTTTGCAAATCCAACCTTTTTTTGGCTGTTGTTGCTTATCCCATTAATGATATTGTGGCATTTCTTTTGGAACAAAAAATCAAAAGCCTCGCTCACGGTATCAACAACCAGTGCTTTTAAAAAAGTAACATCTTGGGAAAGTGGATTATATCACTCCTTATTCATTTTCAGAATATTGGCTACTGGTTTAATCATTGTTGCTTTGGCACGTCCGCAAATGCGTTCGGAATCGGCTAAAACCAAAATTACGGACGGCATAGACATTGTAATGGCAATTGATGTTTCGGCAAGTATGCTTTCACAGGATTTAAAACCAAACCGTTTTGAGGCTTTAAAAAAAGTGGCTTCACAATTCGTCAAGGAACGTCCGTCCGACCGTATCGGACTGGTTATCTATTCGGGAGAAAGTTATACTAAAACACCCGTAACCAGTGATAAGTCCATCATACTGAGTGCTCTTAAAGGACTCACTTACGGGCAAATTGAGGACGGAACCGCCATAGGAATGGGACTTGCCACTGCCGTGAACCGACTTAAAGAGAGTAAAGCCAAAAGCCGAGTAATTATTCTACTTACCGACGGGGTAAACAACACAGGTTTTATTGACCCGCAGACTGCGGCAGAAATAGCAGCGGAATACGGCATCAAAGTTTATACCATTGGCATCGGTACAAACGGTATGGCACTCTCTCCGTATGCCCTGAACGCCGACGGAAGCATTATGTATCGTATGCAACAGGTCGAAATTGATGAACCACTGATGAAAAACATCGCAAAAACTACCGAAGGACGCTATTTCAGGGCTACCGACAATAAAAAATTGGAAGAAATATACGCTGAAATCAACAAAATGGAAACCACAAAGATTGAGGAATTTAAATACACGCAAGTCGATGAAAAATTTCGGCTTTTGGTCATCATCGCAGGGCTACTATTATTGCTTGAATTTTTGCTCAAACATACCATTTTCAGAAATGAAATTTAG
- a CDS encoding DUF58 domain-containing protein, whose amino-acid sequence MDTKEILKKVRKIEIKTRRLSDNIFGGEYHSTFKGRGMTFSEVRPYQYGDDIRSIDWNVTARYNEPFVKVFEEERELTLMLMVDVSGSELFGTSQQFKSEMITEIAATLAFSALQNNDKTGLILFSDQIELYIPPKKGKSHVLRIIRELIEFEPKSYKTNIAQAFEFLSSVMKKKAIVFVLSDFMDRNYEKPVRIASRKHDVTGIRVYDAKETTLPNLGYITVKDAETGELLLVNTGSKATRLEYEKHYQETVSYFEHLLQKSGAGTVSCRCDESYTQKLLGYFKRRG is encoded by the coding sequence ATGGACACCAAAGAAATATTAAAAAAAGTACGGAAGATTGAGATAAAAACACGTCGGCTTAGCGATAATATATTCGGGGGAGAATATCATTCTACTTTTAAAGGGCGTGGAATGACTTTTTCCGAAGTGCGTCCGTATCAATATGGTGATGATATTCGCTCAATCGACTGGAATGTTACGGCTCGCTATAACGAACCTTTCGTGAAAGTGTTTGAAGAAGAACGCGAACTTACCCTTATGCTGATGGTGGACGTTAGTGGAAGTGAACTTTTCGGAACTTCACAGCAATTCAAAAGCGAAATGATTACTGAAATTGCCGCCACACTGGCTTTCTCGGCACTTCAAAACAATGACAAGACCGGACTCATTCTGTTTTCCGACCAAATAGAACTGTATATTCCTCCAAAAAAAGGAAAATCACACGTTTTGCGTATCATTCGTGAGCTTATTGAATTTGAACCGAAGAGTTACAAAACAAACATTGCCCAAGCGTTTGAGTTTTTGAGCAGTGTAATGAAAAAAAAGGCGATTGTTTTCGTGTTATCCGATTTTATGGACAGAAACTACGAAAAACCGGTTCGTATTGCCTCACGTAAGCACGATGTTACGGGCATTCGGGTCTATGATGCAAAAGAAACGACCTTACCTAATTTGGGTTACATCACGGTAAAAGATGCAGAAACGGGTGAATTACTGCTGGTCAATACCGGTTCAAAAGCAACACGACTCGAATACGAGAAACATTATCAAGAAACGGTATCTTATTTTGAACATTTATTGCAAAAATCGGGAGCGGGAACCGTAAGTTGCCGCTGTGATGAGAGTTATACGCAAAAGCTATTGGGATATTTTAAACGAAGAGGGTAG
- a CDS encoding TdeIII family type II restriction endonuclease — MLTPQQITSIENTLRQSLRNKFQNYNPEPAVMPFHTRLLGKDRMALFSFIHSLNTNFGTSIFEPVAKSLAESRFKVVKTQATAGNQISKQAQEVIQEIMDNLTASFSKPNKFDEIEAIRKVCQLGEMKTVKPTKVDIWLETYENELFLFDLKTAKPNKGGFKEFKRTLLEWIACVLAENPEAKINTLIAIPYNPYEPKPYSRWTMAGMLDLENELKVAEEFWDFLGGEGTYQGLLDCFERVGIELHAEIDAYFKRFV, encoded by the coding sequence ATGCTCACACCCCAACAAATAACTAGCATCGAAAATACCTTGCGTCAGAGTTTGCGAAATAAGTTTCAAAACTATAATCCCGAACCTGCCGTAATGCCCTTCCATACACGGCTTTTAGGCAAAGACCGAATGGCGTTGTTTTCGTTTATTCATTCACTCAATACCAATTTCGGGACGAGTATTTTTGAACCTGTGGCGAAGTCGTTGGCAGAATCGAGGTTTAAAGTTGTAAAAACACAAGCTACAGCCGGCAATCAGATAAGTAAACAGGCACAAGAGGTTATTCAAGAAATAATGGATAATTTAACGGCTTCATTTTCAAAACCTAATAAATTTGATGAAATAGAAGCCATTAGAAAAGTTTGTCAATTGGGCGAAATGAAAACCGTAAAACCCACCAAAGTGGATATTTGGCTGGAAACTTACGAAAATGAATTATTTCTGTTCGATTTAAAAACAGCCAAACCTAACAAAGGTGGTTTTAAAGAATTTAAACGTACACTTTTGGAATGGATAGCTTGCGTTTTAGCAGAAAATCCTGAGGCAAAAATCAATACCCTGATAGCTATTCCTTACAATCCGTATGAACCAAAGCCCTATTCACGTTGGACAATGGCAGGAATGTTGGATTTGGAAAATGAACTTAAAGTCGCTGAAGAATTTTGGGATTTTTTGGGAGGAGAAGGTACTTATCAGGGTTTGCTGGATTGTTTTGAAAGAGTAGGTATTGAGCTACACGCTGAAATTGATGCGTATTTTAAAAGATTTGTTTAA
- a CDS encoding tetratricopeptide repeat protein, producing the protein MTRNLFYIVFLIGFSSFAQNREIQEMTKSKEISKKYTYQGNNALKNDQPVQAEVDYRNAIAKNKDNGIAQYNLGTMYYKQKSYDEAFTRLKNASTSSEISSEEKHQIFHNLGNTFMQEKAYDKAVQAYKEALRNNPTDEETRYNLAVAQDLLKKNPPKPENNKDNQDKQQNQDNKDKQNDQNNKDNQDKKDQNKDKQDEKDKNEDKNKEKDDQNKQNQDENKKNQDKNQGKDKKDPKQDKEDKNKEGEGKEQNRPSSLSPQQMERILEAMNNEDQKTQEKINAQKVKGNRSKSEKDW; encoded by the coding sequence ATGACACGAAATTTATTTTACATAGTATTTTTGATAGGATTTTCTTCTTTTGCACAAAATAGAGAAATTCAAGAGATGACAAAATCAAAAGAAATATCAAAGAAATACACATATCAAGGGAATAATGCTCTGAAAAATGACCAGCCCGTGCAAGCCGAAGTTGATTACCGTAACGCAATTGCCAAAAACAAGGATAATGGCATCGCTCAGTATAACTTAGGCACGATGTACTACAAACAAAAAAGTTACGATGAAGCTTTTACACGTCTGAAAAATGCATCAACTTCCAGTGAAATAAGCAGTGAGGAAAAACATCAAATATTTCACAATCTGGGAAATACCTTTATGCAAGAAAAAGCCTATGACAAAGCCGTGCAAGCTTATAAAGAGGCACTTCGCAACAACCCTACTGATGAGGAAACTCGGTATAATTTGGCAGTTGCACAAGATTTACTAAAGAAAAATCCTCCAAAACCCGAAAACAACAAGGATAATCAAGACAAACAACAAAATCAGGATAACAAAGATAAACAAAACGACCAAAACAATAAGGATAACCAAGACAAAAAAGACCAAAATAAAGACAAACAGGACGAAAAAGACAAAAACGAGGATAAAAATAAAGAAAAAGACGACCAAAATAAACAAAACCAAGACGAAAACAAGAAAAATCAGGACAAAAACCAAGGAAAAGACAAAAAAGACCCTAAGCAAGATAAAGAAGATAAAAATAAAGAGGGTGAAGGAAAGGAGCAAAATCGTCCATCTTCATTGTCTCCTCAACAAATGGAACGCATCTTAGAGGCAATGAACAATGAAGACCAAAAAACACAAGAAAAAATCAATGCACAAAAAGTAAAAGGAAATCGGTCAAAATCAGAAAAAGACTGGTAA
- a CDS encoding BatD family protein: MKYRILFFISFVVNLLYSQNIEFTAKVSKEKLGLNERLRIEFSVNKNGDNFTPPNFKDFTVVMGPSQSVSELWINGKRSFSKTYGYILQPTAKGKFTIGQATIEIDGKTHKTSPIQITVTEAVNNPSMDKTSKDVASDNLFLVAEISNSNPYLNEAISVVYRLYVGGQVALNNLRSVDMPKYPNFWSQEIRLQGDYDVENCTYDGKPFRCIVVKKVVLYPQKDGNITLEPLTLEAILSVPTAERDFFGRPIMDQIAKRVTSGNRTINVKSLPEEGKPANFSGAVGEFSFNVTTSKKELKSNESLQAKVEISGSGNLKLFDMPKLTFPTALEVYNPEKKDNITTSISGMRGRVEEFYTVVPQFKGKYPIAGVSFSYFNPKTEKYETLNSDEIWIDVTEGPTGGGQNSANNVVKQDVKTQGNQFRFLQLNPDLQPIGKKLFFGSRSYYLWLFLPLLLIPIALILWKAKQTRAGDIEGNKVRAANRLAKKYLSDAKRKLNDKNTFYEALERALHNYLKAKLKIETSEMSKEKISELLSVRSVNQQTISEFLGLLKNCEMARYSPFDTVSMENDYHKSVQTLSELDKQIRR, encoded by the coding sequence ATGAAATACCGCATATTATTTTTTATTAGTTTTGTAGTCAATCTATTATACTCACAAAATATAGAATTCACTGCCAAAGTAAGCAAAGAGAAATTAGGCTTAAATGAACGTTTACGAATCGAATTTTCGGTGAACAAAAACGGAGATAACTTCACGCCTCCGAATTTCAAGGACTTTACTGTGGTGATGGGACCTTCTCAGTCCGTTTCCGAGTTGTGGATAAACGGAAAACGCAGTTTTTCAAAAACTTACGGATATATTTTACAACCTACCGCTAAAGGAAAATTTACCATTGGGCAGGCTACCATTGAAATTGACGGAAAAACTCACAAAACATCGCCGATTCAGATAACAGTTACGGAAGCTGTGAACAATCCGTCGATGGATAAAACAAGTAAGGACGTGGCTTCTGACAATTTGTTTTTAGTTGCAGAAATTTCAAATTCAAATCCGTATTTGAATGAAGCCATCAGCGTTGTGTATCGCTTGTACGTTGGCGGACAAGTAGCACTCAATAATTTACGTTCGGTAGATATGCCTAAATATCCTAATTTCTGGAGCCAAGAAATCCGATTACAAGGTGATTATGACGTAGAAAATTGCACATATGATGGGAAACCTTTCCGATGTATCGTTGTGAAAAAAGTAGTTCTATACCCGCAAAAGGACGGAAATATCACCCTTGAGCCTCTCACATTGGAAGCCATTTTGAGCGTTCCCACCGCTGAACGCGATTTCTTCGGAAGACCAATTATGGACCAGATTGCCAAAAGAGTAACTTCGGGCAACCGAACCATAAACGTAAAATCTTTGCCGGAAGAAGGAAAACCGGCTAACTTCTCAGGTGCTGTGGGAGAGTTCTCTTTCAATGTAACTACTTCAAAAAAAGAATTGAAATCCAATGAAAGCTTGCAAGCCAAAGTGGAAATTTCAGGAAGCGGAAATCTCAAGTTATTTGATATGCCAAAACTGACCTTCCCAACGGCTTTGGAGGTATATAATCCAGAAAAGAAAGACAATATAACCACTTCTATTTCAGGAATGAGAGGTAGGGTTGAGGAATTTTACACCGTAGTTCCTCAATTTAAAGGAAAATATCCTATTGCAGGCGTATCATTTTCATATTTCAATCCAAAAACTGAAAAATATGAAACCTTAAATTCTGATGAAATTTGGATTGATGTTACCGAAGGCCCAACGGGAGGCGGTCAAAACTCTGCAAATAACGTTGTTAAACAAGATGTTAAGACGCAAGGCAACCAGTTCCGTTTTTTGCAACTTAATCCTGATTTACAACCTATTGGTAAAAAACTGTTTTTCGGTTCAAGAAGTTATTATTTATGGCTATTCCTACCTTTGCTTTTAATCCCGATTGCTTTAATCCTATGGAAAGCTAAGCAAACAAGAGCCGGCGACATTGAAGGAAATAAAGTCAGAGCAGCAAATCGATTGGCGAAGAAGTATTTAAGTGATGCCAAACGAAAACTAAATGATAAAAATACATTTTATGAGGCATTAGAACGAGCCTTGCATAATTATCTGAAAGCCAAATTAAAAATCGAAACTTCAGAAATGAGCAAAGAAAAAATATCGGAATTACTTTCAGTACGAAGTGTAAATCAACAAACTATTTCAGAATTTTTAGGATTGCTCAAAAATTGCGAAATGGCACGTTACTCTCCGTTTGACACGGTTTCTATGGAGAACGATTATCACAAATCTGTTCAAACTTTATCCGAATTAGACAAACAAATTCGGAGATAA
- a CDS encoding tetratricopeptide repeat protein, with protein MKNILYIIALFTSFLGFSQNNDVLFSKATESYNSGNFQEAVENYMSILKSGFESSALYYNLANAHYKLNHVPESIYYYEKALKLNPENEDAKNNLVFANQMTIDAITPLPKTWFKNLSDSITSLFSLDVWAIISILGIFAFVISFLLYYFLEKTILKRIFFTTMLVAIICSIGTYFIADFHRNNIEKEKFAILFDKTVRVFSEPNAYSNEVFSLHEGTKVEIIESLNDWVKIKLADGKIGWAKESTLRFL; from the coding sequence ATGAAAAATATTCTATACATAATTGCTTTATTTACATCGTTTTTAGGATTTTCACAAAACAATGATGTTCTTTTTTCAAAAGCTACTGAAAGTTACAATTCTGGAAATTTTCAAGAAGCGGTAGAAAATTATATGTCTATTTTGAAATCAGGGTTTGAATCATCGGCTTTGTATTACAACTTAGCCAATGCTCATTACAAGCTGAATCACGTGCCTGAAAGTATTTATTATTATGAAAAAGCATTGAAACTCAACCCTGAAAATGAAGATGCTAAAAATAACTTGGTGTTTGCCAATCAGATGACCATCGATGCAATTACTCCGCTTCCGAAAACGTGGTTTAAAAATCTGTCCGATTCTATAACGTCACTTTTTTCGTTGGATGTGTGGGCGATTATTTCAATTTTAGGAATTTTTGCCTTTGTAATTAGCTTTTTGTTGTATTATTTTTTAGAAAAAACGATTCTCAAACGTATCTTTTTTACAACAATGCTTGTGGCGATAATTTGCAGTATTGGAACATATTTTATTGCTGATTTTCACAGAAATAACATTGAGAAAGAAAAATTTGCAATTCTTTTTGATAAAACTGTGCGTGTTTTTTCCGAGCCAAACGCTTACAGCAACGAAGTTTTTTCACTTCACGAAGGCACGAAAGTAGAAATTATTGAAAGCCTCAACGATTGGGTGAAAATAAAATTGGCTGACGGAAAAATAGGTTGGGCGAAAGAAAGTACTTTACGATTCTTGTAA